One genomic region from Lineus longissimus chromosome 6, tnLinLong1.2, whole genome shotgun sequence encodes:
- the LOC135489600 gene encoding 5-hydroxytryptamine receptor 1A-like: protein MACMTNRENFSNNTESNASGNDVTDHVIATAENVVITCLALVIIIGTVSGNIMVVIAVLTERRLRKVGNSFIVSLAVSDLLVGLVVTPFAIAYQLMGTWQLGSSLCDMWVSLDVISCTASIMNLCVISFDRYNAITQPLQYARKRTARRAAIMILVAWLYSVIIALPPLLGWREQRNPDYYECMISQDKGYTIYSTVGAFYLPLFVMIYLYGRVFRATLKRKREWVPGPGSSQVSVRIHKVKVEETSVMLSNADTLHEPRRRHSHRSSLSLSRTLSQSPKDKSVERQLRKYSNCTHLGYRLMQNGDTVREAPETAEEPRTAIAYSAPIDDGNHGSDDSKEADIPLHTFKVGNTSSDEDAKCPEQPRIIINGEANKNNNLTDLNEDSPEVVKLRKAAIAIRSYSNSFPRRQSSLLGSFRWRRNKDDDGDGSLSNESCDNEPTFLKLKVRRLVPKRKKRISVPQEKRAAKTLGIIMGCFIVCWLPFFVIAVLLPFCPSCNVPQPLHNSFTWLGYCNSALNPIIYTFFNQDFRNAFRKLIFWRRCACWEDCPKIGCCRNCYSYPSCTTVRSL, encoded by the coding sequence ATGGCGTGCATGACTAATCGTGAAAACTTCAGCAACAACACAGAAAGCAATGCTAGCGGAAACGACGTCACAGATCACGTGATAGCTACTGCAGAAAATGTAGTCATCACGTGTTTGGCGCTTGTGATAATCATTGGGACTGTTTCAGGGAATATTATGGTTGTGATAGCTGTCCTGACAGAGCGAAGGCTCAGGAAGGTTGGCAACTCGTTTATTGTCAGTTTGGCTGTGAGTGATCTGTTGGTAGGTTTGGTTGTGACGCCATTCGCGATTGCCTACCAGCTGATGGGGACGTGGCAGCTCGGTTCGTCCCTCTGCGACATGTGGGTGTCTTTAGATGTGATATCTTGTACTGCGAGTATTATGAacttgtgtgtgatcagtttcGACCGATATAACGCCATTACGCAGCCATTGCAATACGCCAGGAAGAGGACAGCGCGCCGTGCCGCCATTATGATCCTGGTAGCCTGGTTGTACTCAGTGATCATTGCTCTACCTCCGTTGTTAGGTTGGCGAGAGCAACGCAATCCTGATTACTACGAATGCATGATAAGTCAGGACAAAGGGTATACCATATATTCGACTGTGGGTGCTTTCTACCTCCCACTTTTCGTTATGATCTATTTGTACGGGAGGGTGTTCAGAGCGACTCTGAAGCGGAAGCGCGAATGGGTCCCGGGGCCGGGCTCGAGTCAGGTTAGCGTCAGGATACACAAAGTCAAAGTAGAAGAGACTTCGGTTATGCTGTCTAACGCCGACACGTTGCATGAGCCCCGGAGGCGCCATAGCCACCGCTCGAGTCTGTCGTTAAGTAGAACGTTAAGTCAGTCTCCCAAGGACAAATCAGTGGAACGGCAGCTTCGTAAATACAGCAACTGTACGCATCTGGGGTACCGTTTGATGCAAAATGGCGACACTGTACGTGAGGCGCCGGAAACAGCAGAAGAACCACGGACAGCGATTGCGTATTCGGCGCCAATTGATGATGGTAATCATGGTAGTGACGATTCAAAAGAAGCAGACATTCCACTTCATACATTTAAAGTTGGCAATACGAGTTCTGATGAGGATGCAAAATGTCCCGAGCAACCTCGCATCATTATAAACGGTGAAGCAAACAAAAACAATAACTTGACTGATTTAAATGAAGATTCGCCTGAAGTTGTGAAGCTGCGCAAGGCAGCCATCGCCATTCGCTCATATTCTAATAGTTTTCCTCGGAGACAGTCATCGTTGCTCGGCTCATTCCGATGGCGGCGTAATAAGGACGATGATGGCGATGGGAGTTTGAGTAACGAATCTTGTGATAACGAGCCAACATTCCTTAAACTTAAAGTCAGACGCTTGGTTCCAAAGCGAAAGAAACGGATATCGGTGCCTCAGGAGAAACGCGCCGCGAAGACATTAGGGATCATAATGGGGTGTTTCATTGTGTGTTGGTTGCCCTTCTTTGTGATAGCTGTACTACTTCCATTTTGTCCCTCTTGTAACGTGCCGCAGCCACTTCATAACTCCTTCACCTGGTTAGGATATTGTAACTCTGCCCTCAATCCGATCATATACACATTTTTTAATCAGGACTTCCGCAATGCATTCCGGAAATTAATATTCTGGCGTCGCTGTGCATGCTGGGAAGACTGTCCGAAGATTGGCTGTTGCCGAAACTGTTATAGTTACCCTAGCTGCACAACAGTAAGGTCTTTATAG
- the LOC135489591 gene encoding uncharacterized protein LOC135489591 isoform X1 codes for MEKFYVVRKVDRGQRPDPNQNVRPAGQPPPTIGYPQPIVPHSMHMPPPSGANRSFTEAVTPQDYIRVGPRSPSVGNRSFKEAVAPGEHTLRRRQVQEDYSGWYNDSHNNRPHSTNSVTSSGSAPYSADDERRPHSINESTPHSRNNRSDNMSHAPYKSVSVPYNREIADNHPDSSCVSVSSKPTHSKNLGSNPLSHPSVNEKHFSKPTALEKIPRSFSDDNTLREKAYANSKTSSYSHDLNKSFTDAVKSVDCSKSTSSSNSKLARSNMYNSMPSLVEDPKYQNVRKSHASARIESGTDVVDSGKVRSKPPVIPKVTLDVGHGPLMQKIMILCDGLKFGECSVFINRLSQDTLTSMLPELPIQTLLDAIPKSLGTLHTIYSKILPLDGGAACAEKSNPKEVDIIKKALRLDETLRLIVKFFACQEDPLAQVERSESVTFHCKGVLKIIAQNKQQIKQKLYKKKKALERCLSGLGQHGPIPMQDGKLASLHDALKQEFTRTVHQYKNAMLKLEESPVIQKATSRTSMSSLSEQNSHQRMLQCNQLEVENRLIKNKTLFNAVEPVITNQFLCRLIQLLEERITCDKAILFHFTELRKQSKDAPHSAQVAPFFHRYSTAYSRVLEIIQDVTHDETNFDEVSDSDLEMLETWSGSSIRSLRERNPSALTIATSSPSSQHRSISKMPNGLLTPDYQSKAGSFGNSKGYMQLEPLEGRGRSSVNGAATFGGSDSNVRDMTYCTDHFPGFPVLEEEASKVKGLAEEVEGLTKELNKAKETIAKLEEREKMLKERMTAEAQKGIQSGTRFEDLNLGENRPTQLVRRYGNLYSQVRVDTLDALDSLDEVAGFDDLKGKLLFSVVVLAFRSVQETFSELKTKLHSLLQLPEPGGASGPDDTSCADMERSIIIYLKKTADRFDLTKNISEVSGQLWQTLYDYPSLKSCQQLHQYIDESVRLAWALSVQNPPLVIDYDAALYKPESHSRFYLSEPDSTEIKSMIWPALLEGENGPCVSKGIVLT; via the exons ATGGAGAAGTTCTATGTTGTGCGAAAGGTTGACAGAGGTCAGCGCCCTGACCCCAACCAGAATGTCAGACCAGCTGGACAGCCTCCTCCAACAATTGGATATCCCCAACCAATAGTTCCTCACTCGATGCATATGCCGCCACCATCTGGTGCTAATCGCTCATTCACGGAAGCTGTGACACCACAAGATTACATAAGAGTCGGTCCAAGGTCACCAAGTGTTGGGAATCGTTCTTTCAAGGAGGCAGTCGCACCGGGAGAACATACCCTTCGTAGGAGGCAGGTTCAGGAAGATTATTCCGGTTGGTACAATGATAGTCATAACAATCGCCCGCATTCCACAAACAGTGTGACAAGCTCTGGAAGTGCACCGTACAGTGCAGATGATGAGAGGCGTCCACATTCGATCAATGAGAGCACACCGCACAGCAGAAATAACCGGAGTGATAACATGAGCCATGCACCCTATAAGTCCGTGAGTGTGCCGTACAACAGGGAGATTGCTGATAACCATCCAGATTCAAGTTGTGTCAGTGTGTCGTCCAAACCTACTCATTCTAAAAACTTAGGTTCAAATCCCCTATCACATCCATCGGTAAATGAGAAACACTTTTCCAAACCAACTGCACTAGAGAAAATACCTAGAAGCTTCTCCGATGATAATACGCTGAGGGAGAAAGCTTATGCAAACAGTAAAACTTCAAGTTATTCCCATGATTTGAATAAATCGTTTACTGATGCTGTGAAATCTGTTGACTGCAGTAAAAGTACTAGTTCCTCTAATTCTAAACTTGCACGCTCAAACATGTACAACAGTATGCCTAGCTTGGTTGAAGACCCAAAGTACCAGAATGTCCGAAAAAGCCATGCTAGTGCTAGGATTGAAAGTGGAACAGATGTCGTGGATAGTGGTAAAGTACGCAGTAAGCCCCCTGTCATTCCAAAAGTGACATTGGACGTTGGTCATGGACCACTTATGCAGAAGATTATGATCTTATGTGATGGACTAAAGTTTGGTGAATGCTCCGTTTTCATCAACAGACTTTCTCAAGACACTTTGACTAGTATGCTACCTGAGCTACCAATACAGACACTGCTTGATGCAATTCCAAAAAGTCTTGGGACATTACATACGATTTATTCCAAAATATTGCCCCTGGATGGTGGCGCAGCATGTGCAGAGAAGTCAAACCCAAAAGAGGTTGACATTATTAAGAAGGCACTGCGACTTGATGAAACATTGCGTCTGATTGTCAAATTCTTTGCTTGTCAAGAAGATCCGTTAGCGCAAGTGGAAAGATCAGAAAGTGTGACATTCCATTGTAAAGGTGTCTTGAAAATCATCGCACAAAATAAACAGCAGATCAAACAGAAATTGTACAAGAAAAAGAAGGCATTGGAGCGTTGTTTATCTGGTCTAGGTCAGCATGGCCCTATTCCAATGCAAGATGGCAAACTTGCCAGCCTTCATGATGCATTGAAACAAGAGTTCACAAGGACAGTTCATCAGTATAAAAATGCCATGCTGAAGTTGGAAGAGAGTCCAGTGATACAGAAAGCGACAAGTCGTACGAGCATGAGCTCACTGTCGGAACAAAACAGTCATCAACGTATGCTACAGTGCAATCAATTAGAAGTAGAAAACAGATTGATCAAAAACAAGACACTTTTCAACGCTGTTGAACCAGTCATCACCAACCAATTCCTCTGCAGACTTATTCAGCTTTTGGAAGAAAGAATCACATGCGACAAAGCAATCCTGTTCCATTTCACGGAGCTGAGAAAACAAAGCAAAGACGCGCCGCACTCTGCGCAAGTTGCTCCGTTCTTTCACCGCTATTCAACGGCGTATTCCCGTGTTTTGGAGATCATTCAGGATGTCACACATGATGAGACCAATTTTGATGAGGTCAGCGACAGCGACTTGGAGATGCTGGAAACGTGGAGTGGATCAAGCATCCGAAGCTTAAGGGAAAGAAACCCTTCAG CCTTAACAATTGCAACGTCCAGTCCATCCAGTCAGCATCGTTCCATCTCCAAGATGCCGAATGGACTCCTTACTCCAGACTACCAGTCTAAAG CGGGTAGTTTTGGTAATTCTAAAGGCTACATGCAGCTAGAGCCATTAGAGGGGAGGGGTCGAAGCAGTGTCAATGGAG CTGCAACGTTTGGTGGGAGTGACAGCAATGTGCGGGACATGACCTACTGCACGGACCACTTCCCTGGATTCCCTGTGCTCGAGGAGGAAGCCAGCAAGGTCAAAGGTCTGGCGGAGGAGGTCGAAGGGTTGACGAAGGAATTGAACAAGGCAAAGGAGACAATTGCAAAGCTGGAGGAACGTGAGAAGATGCTGAAAGAAAG AATGACTGCCGAGGCGCAGAAAGGCATCCAAAGTGGCACGCGCTTCGAGGATTTGAATCTTGGGGAAAACCGTCCCACACAACTTGTGCGCCGCTATGGTAACCTGTATTCACAGGTCCGCGTTGATACCCTTGATGCACTGGACTCATTGGATGAAGTAGCAGGGTTTGATGATCTGAAGGGGAAGCTGCTCTTCTCGGTGGTGGTG CTTGCATTCCGATCCGTCCAAGAGACATTCAGTGAGTTGAAGACCAAGTTACATTCGTTACTTCAGTTGCCAGAGCCAGGTGGTGCTAGTGGCCCGGACGATACTTCGTGTGCTGATATGGAGAGAAGCATCATCATCTACCTGAAGAAGACTGCGGATCGGTTTGACCTGACCAAAAATATATCG GAGGTGAGCGGTCAACTCTGGCAGACGTTATATGACTACCCATCCTTGAAATCCTGTCAACAATTACACCAATATATCGACGAGAGTGTTCGGCTCGCTTGGGCATTGAGCGTACAGAATCCCCCGCTGGTGATAGACTATGATGCTGCATTGTATAAGCCAGAGTCACATTCACGTTTCTATCTCTCGGAACCGGACTCCACTGAGATCAAGTCAATGATTTGGCCGGCACTTTTGGAGGGGGAGAATGGCCCATGTGTCTCAAAGGGAATCGTTCTCACGTGA
- the LOC135489591 gene encoding uncharacterized protein LOC135489591 isoform X2, whose amino-acid sequence MEKFYVVRKVDRGQRPDPNQNVRPAGQPPPTIGYPQPIVPHSMHMPPPSGANRSFTEAVTPQDYIRVGPRSPSVGNRSFKEAVAPGEHTLRRRQVQEDYSGWYNDSHNNRPHSTNSVTSSGSAPYSADDERRPHSINESTPHSRNNRSDNMSHAPYKSVSVPYNREIADNHPDSSCVSVSSKPTHSKNLGSNPLSHPSVNEKHFSKPTALEKIPRSFSDDNTLREKAYANSKTSSYSHDLNKSFTDAVKSVDCSKSTSSSNSKLARSNMYNSMPSLVEDPKYQNVRKSHASARIESGTDVVDSGKVRSKPPVIPKVTLDVGHGPLMQKIMILCDGLKFGECSVFINRLSQDTLTSMLPELPIQTLLDAIPKSLGTLHTIYSKILPLDGGAACAEKSNPKEVDIIKKALRLDETLRLIVKFFACQEDPLAQVERSESVTFHCKGVLKIIAQNKQQIKQKLYKKKKALERCLSGLGQHGPIPMQDGKLASLHDALKQEFTRTVHQYKNAMLKLEESPVIQKATSRTSMSSLSEQNSHQRMLQCNQLEVENRLIKNKTLFNAVEPVITNQFLCRLIQLLEERITCDKAILFHFTELRKQSKDAPHSAQVAPFFHRYSTAYSRVLEIIQDVTHDETNFDEVSDSDLEMLETWSGSSIRSLRERNPSAGSFGNSKGYMQLEPLEGRGRSSVNGAATFGGSDSNVRDMTYCTDHFPGFPVLEEEASKVKGLAEEVEGLTKELNKAKETIAKLEEREKMLKERMTAEAQKGIQSGTRFEDLNLGENRPTQLVRRYGNLYSQVRVDTLDALDSLDEVAGFDDLKGKLLFSVVVLAFRSVQETFSELKTKLHSLLQLPEPGGASGPDDTSCADMERSIIIYLKKTADRFDLTKNISEVSGQLWQTLYDYPSLKSCQQLHQYIDESVRLAWALSVQNPPLVIDYDAALYKPESHSRFYLSEPDSTEIKSMIWPALLEGENGPCVSKGIVLT is encoded by the exons ATGGAGAAGTTCTATGTTGTGCGAAAGGTTGACAGAGGTCAGCGCCCTGACCCCAACCAGAATGTCAGACCAGCTGGACAGCCTCCTCCAACAATTGGATATCCCCAACCAATAGTTCCTCACTCGATGCATATGCCGCCACCATCTGGTGCTAATCGCTCATTCACGGAAGCTGTGACACCACAAGATTACATAAGAGTCGGTCCAAGGTCACCAAGTGTTGGGAATCGTTCTTTCAAGGAGGCAGTCGCACCGGGAGAACATACCCTTCGTAGGAGGCAGGTTCAGGAAGATTATTCCGGTTGGTACAATGATAGTCATAACAATCGCCCGCATTCCACAAACAGTGTGACAAGCTCTGGAAGTGCACCGTACAGTGCAGATGATGAGAGGCGTCCACATTCGATCAATGAGAGCACACCGCACAGCAGAAATAACCGGAGTGATAACATGAGCCATGCACCCTATAAGTCCGTGAGTGTGCCGTACAACAGGGAGATTGCTGATAACCATCCAGATTCAAGTTGTGTCAGTGTGTCGTCCAAACCTACTCATTCTAAAAACTTAGGTTCAAATCCCCTATCACATCCATCGGTAAATGAGAAACACTTTTCCAAACCAACTGCACTAGAGAAAATACCTAGAAGCTTCTCCGATGATAATACGCTGAGGGAGAAAGCTTATGCAAACAGTAAAACTTCAAGTTATTCCCATGATTTGAATAAATCGTTTACTGATGCTGTGAAATCTGTTGACTGCAGTAAAAGTACTAGTTCCTCTAATTCTAAACTTGCACGCTCAAACATGTACAACAGTATGCCTAGCTTGGTTGAAGACCCAAAGTACCAGAATGTCCGAAAAAGCCATGCTAGTGCTAGGATTGAAAGTGGAACAGATGTCGTGGATAGTGGTAAAGTACGCAGTAAGCCCCCTGTCATTCCAAAAGTGACATTGGACGTTGGTCATGGACCACTTATGCAGAAGATTATGATCTTATGTGATGGACTAAAGTTTGGTGAATGCTCCGTTTTCATCAACAGACTTTCTCAAGACACTTTGACTAGTATGCTACCTGAGCTACCAATACAGACACTGCTTGATGCAATTCCAAAAAGTCTTGGGACATTACATACGATTTATTCCAAAATATTGCCCCTGGATGGTGGCGCAGCATGTGCAGAGAAGTCAAACCCAAAAGAGGTTGACATTATTAAGAAGGCACTGCGACTTGATGAAACATTGCGTCTGATTGTCAAATTCTTTGCTTGTCAAGAAGATCCGTTAGCGCAAGTGGAAAGATCAGAAAGTGTGACATTCCATTGTAAAGGTGTCTTGAAAATCATCGCACAAAATAAACAGCAGATCAAACAGAAATTGTACAAGAAAAAGAAGGCATTGGAGCGTTGTTTATCTGGTCTAGGTCAGCATGGCCCTATTCCAATGCAAGATGGCAAACTTGCCAGCCTTCATGATGCATTGAAACAAGAGTTCACAAGGACAGTTCATCAGTATAAAAATGCCATGCTGAAGTTGGAAGAGAGTCCAGTGATACAGAAAGCGACAAGTCGTACGAGCATGAGCTCACTGTCGGAACAAAACAGTCATCAACGTATGCTACAGTGCAATCAATTAGAAGTAGAAAACAGATTGATCAAAAACAAGACACTTTTCAACGCTGTTGAACCAGTCATCACCAACCAATTCCTCTGCAGACTTATTCAGCTTTTGGAAGAAAGAATCACATGCGACAAAGCAATCCTGTTCCATTTCACGGAGCTGAGAAAACAAAGCAAAGACGCGCCGCACTCTGCGCAAGTTGCTCCGTTCTTTCACCGCTATTCAACGGCGTATTCCCGTGTTTTGGAGATCATTCAGGATGTCACACATGATGAGACCAATTTTGATGAGGTCAGCGACAGCGACTTGGAGATGCTGGAAACGTGGAGTGGATCAAGCATCCGAAGCTTAAGGGAAAGAAACCCTTCAG CGGGTAGTTTTGGTAATTCTAAAGGCTACATGCAGCTAGAGCCATTAGAGGGGAGGGGTCGAAGCAGTGTCAATGGAG CTGCAACGTTTGGTGGGAGTGACAGCAATGTGCGGGACATGACCTACTGCACGGACCACTTCCCTGGATTCCCTGTGCTCGAGGAGGAAGCCAGCAAGGTCAAAGGTCTGGCGGAGGAGGTCGAAGGGTTGACGAAGGAATTGAACAAGGCAAAGGAGACAATTGCAAAGCTGGAGGAACGTGAGAAGATGCTGAAAGAAAG AATGACTGCCGAGGCGCAGAAAGGCATCCAAAGTGGCACGCGCTTCGAGGATTTGAATCTTGGGGAAAACCGTCCCACACAACTTGTGCGCCGCTATGGTAACCTGTATTCACAGGTCCGCGTTGATACCCTTGATGCACTGGACTCATTGGATGAAGTAGCAGGGTTTGATGATCTGAAGGGGAAGCTGCTCTTCTCGGTGGTGGTG CTTGCATTCCGATCCGTCCAAGAGACATTCAGTGAGTTGAAGACCAAGTTACATTCGTTACTTCAGTTGCCAGAGCCAGGTGGTGCTAGTGGCCCGGACGATACTTCGTGTGCTGATATGGAGAGAAGCATCATCATCTACCTGAAGAAGACTGCGGATCGGTTTGACCTGACCAAAAATATATCG GAGGTGAGCGGTCAACTCTGGCAGACGTTATATGACTACCCATCCTTGAAATCCTGTCAACAATTACACCAATATATCGACGAGAGTGTTCGGCTCGCTTGGGCATTGAGCGTACAGAATCCCCCGCTGGTGATAGACTATGATGCTGCATTGTATAAGCCAGAGTCACATTCACGTTTCTATCTCTCGGAACCGGACTCCACTGAGATCAAGTCAATGATTTGGCCGGCACTTTTGGAGGGGGAGAATGGCCCATGTGTCTCAAAGGGAATCGTTCTCACGTGA